One Stigmatella aurantiaca genomic window carries:
- a CDS encoding serine/threonine-protein kinase PknK, whose amino-acid sequence MPEVDSSFVLTFPGYRIERLIAQGGFGTLVKALRQEDGLSVAIKVAHAGNPLAEFQLAREAEALYTLGAPLVPALYEVGTLEEGRPFLAMEYVAVPTLAEYLARLSGPLAPAEFASRARALLHGLCLVHAQGFVHCDLKPENIFLDDAASRVRLFDFGLAHPLGPPSASTELTLSGHGAYAGTAEYMAPEQCAGSQAVDARTDVYALGVILYEMLTGRPPFFGTPAEVFQAHLSLRPPRPSEFAPVAPDVEELVLQCLAKERSRRFPSMMAASDALRAALSQDTPRVSALPRAPQPPAEEPSRAAQARRSVAVLLFHSSANPLAVQKALATCGGQVAFREGSRFAGVFDPDAGENPVRRALRAAEALEEHRLAASVLVDVATVTVQRRPGAAPRYFGGPFSQKERYPTGAGNPPLMVTTAAAEAVPDVRCVSIPDREGLLRPAEPEVAPRADMTVLKLGSELLIGRGEELEGFWQSAQEAVNDGAPTLATMLGERGYGKSHFSAALTRKLQQTLPQAHVYELRAREPVRGDPDGTLRMLLRCALHDFERDDTGSEGASRTAFFKRLGPTLATELWPGVSTTLGWSTPDSPEVQSRAAAPGALRTLAMRATGELLAATARLHPLCLLLDDAHFAEETALDALEYACLAEGRAPLWVCVLARPEFERSRPSWGSRAARKYSLTLGPLSPVHAQALCRVLLRPVQNVPAMAVERIVERTRRVPLFLVELVRGLKRQGLMRQRGPGGSWYLVTDELDRVPELRLVEWLADRELGVLPPALAAHARLCALLGSDFTLATAEGVVRELEREGGAADFPLDPRHATRRLLDLGLLVGHRQDDLSFRNELVREAAARTLPDAERIRIHRAAVAFYQSPAAAPERQRLPRLAFHAAAAGLRDEAVALYLDLAESARGRHAYLDAESMYTRALELVDPADELRGLTALRGRGLMRYRIGRYDDSLADFARAREMAHRQGDARVEVEVLLEEAVALDWVNDYTRSDECVQKARALADAVPASHIQAHLLLGIGRSWFRQGRWERACPPLEAAVDRSRTQGDAGYETRVAAQLLLAVILPNLGRIDEAEAVLEEVISACARRGDRFHLGGAINNRRNLWVARKDLEHALKDQERFMHLGRELGVVGWEYFAEYNLGELLYQAGNTSAAAPHIARAIELERGHPEVASQPWALLLQARALAWEGQAEPAREVLEQVSEALATRQPPQEMSPSEAVLFAMVELATRQASAEEWAALQARSAEVSVEQEPLEVMELMALSALRRGEQPLAVRVLQEALLRAGSIPNVMEGRLRRTLERALSLSVESVPALPGRR is encoded by the coding sequence ATGCCGGAGGTGGACTCATCCTTCGTGCTCACCTTTCCGGGCTACCGCATCGAGCGCCTCATTGCCCAGGGGGGCTTCGGCACCCTGGTGAAGGCCCTCCGCCAGGAGGATGGCCTGAGCGTGGCCATCAAGGTGGCCCACGCGGGCAACCCGCTGGCGGAGTTCCAGCTCGCGCGTGAGGCCGAGGCGCTCTACACGCTGGGCGCTCCCCTGGTGCCGGCGCTGTACGAGGTGGGCACCCTGGAGGAAGGCCGGCCCTTCCTCGCCATGGAGTACGTCGCGGTGCCGACGCTGGCCGAGTACCTGGCGCGGCTGTCCGGGCCCCTGGCCCCTGCCGAGTTCGCCTCCCGCGCGCGCGCCCTGCTCCACGGGCTGTGCCTCGTGCACGCCCAGGGCTTCGTCCACTGCGACCTCAAGCCGGAGAACATCTTCCTGGATGACGCGGCCTCGCGCGTGCGCCTGTTCGACTTCGGCCTGGCCCACCCGCTGGGCCCCCCGAGCGCCTCCACCGAGCTCACCTTGAGCGGCCACGGGGCCTACGCGGGCACCGCCGAGTACATGGCCCCCGAGCAGTGCGCGGGCAGCCAGGCGGTGGATGCGCGCACGGACGTGTATGCGCTGGGCGTCATCCTCTACGAGATGCTCACGGGCCGGCCCCCCTTCTTCGGCACCCCGGCGGAGGTGTTCCAGGCCCACCTGTCCCTGCGGCCCCCGCGCCCCTCGGAGTTCGCCCCGGTGGCGCCCGACGTGGAGGAGCTGGTGCTCCAGTGCCTGGCCAAGGAGCGCTCCCGGCGCTTCCCCAGCATGATGGCCGCCAGCGACGCGCTGCGCGCGGCGCTCTCCCAGGACACGCCCCGCGTCAGCGCCCTGCCCCGCGCCCCGCAGCCCCCCGCCGAGGAGCCCTCGCGCGCCGCGCAGGCGCGCCGCTCGGTGGCGGTGCTGCTCTTCCACTCCAGCGCCAACCCGCTCGCCGTGCAGAAGGCGCTGGCCACCTGTGGCGGGCAGGTGGCCTTCCGCGAGGGCTCGCGCTTCGCCGGGGTGTTCGACCCGGACGCCGGGGAGAACCCGGTGCGGCGGGCCCTGCGCGCGGCGGAGGCCCTGGAGGAGCACCGCCTGGCCGCCAGCGTCCTGGTGGACGTGGCCACCGTCACCGTGCAGCGCCGCCCGGGTGCCGCCCCCCGCTACTTCGGCGGCCCCTTCTCGCAGAAGGAGCGCTACCCCACCGGCGCCGGCAACCCACCGCTGATGGTCACCACCGCGGCGGCGGAGGCCGTGCCGGACGTGCGCTGTGTCTCCATTCCGGACCGCGAGGGGCTCCTGCGCCCCGCCGAGCCCGAGGTGGCACCGCGCGCGGACATGACGGTGCTCAAGCTGGGCAGCGAGCTGCTCATTGGCCGGGGCGAGGAGCTGGAGGGCTTCTGGCAGAGCGCCCAGGAGGCGGTGAACGACGGCGCCCCCACGCTGGCCACCATGCTGGGCGAGCGCGGCTACGGCAAGAGCCACTTCAGCGCCGCGCTCACCCGGAAGCTCCAGCAGACGCTGCCCCAGGCCCACGTGTACGAGCTGCGCGCCCGCGAGCCAGTGCGCGGCGACCCGGACGGCACCCTGCGCATGCTCCTGCGGTGCGCGCTCCACGACTTCGAGCGCGACGACACGGGCTCGGAGGGCGCCAGCCGCACCGCCTTCTTCAAGCGGCTGGGGCCCACGCTGGCGACCGAGCTGTGGCCCGGCGTGTCCACCACCCTGGGCTGGTCCACCCCCGACAGCCCCGAGGTGCAGAGCCGCGCCGCGGCCCCCGGCGCGCTGCGCACGCTGGCCATGCGCGCCACGGGCGAGCTGCTGGCAGCCACCGCCCGCCTCCACCCGCTGTGCCTGCTGCTGGATGACGCGCACTTCGCGGAGGAGACGGCGCTGGATGCGCTGGAGTACGCGTGCCTCGCCGAGGGGCGCGCCCCGCTGTGGGTGTGCGTCCTGGCGCGGCCCGAGTTCGAGCGCAGCCGCCCGAGCTGGGGCTCGCGCGCCGCGCGCAAGTACAGCCTCACCCTGGGCCCGCTGTCGCCCGTGCACGCCCAGGCCCTGTGCCGCGTGCTGCTGCGCCCGGTGCAGAACGTGCCCGCCATGGCGGTGGAGCGCATCGTCGAGCGCACCCGGCGCGTGCCCCTGTTCCTGGTGGAGCTGGTGCGCGGCCTCAAGCGCCAGGGGCTGATGCGCCAGCGCGGCCCCGGCGGCAGCTGGTACCTCGTCACCGACGAGCTGGACCGGGTGCCGGAGCTGCGGCTGGTGGAGTGGCTGGCGGACCGGGAGCTGGGCGTGCTGCCCCCGGCGCTCGCGGCGCACGCGCGGCTGTGCGCGCTCCTGGGCTCGGACTTCACCCTGGCCACCGCCGAGGGCGTGGTGCGGGAGCTGGAGCGCGAGGGCGGCGCGGCGGACTTCCCGTTGGATCCGCGCCACGCCACGCGAAGGCTTCTGGACCTGGGGCTGCTCGTGGGGCACCGGCAGGATGACCTGAGCTTCCGCAACGAGCTGGTGCGCGAGGCCGCCGCGCGCACGCTGCCGGACGCCGAGCGCATCCGCATTCACCGCGCCGCCGTCGCCTTCTACCAGAGCCCCGCCGCCGCCCCCGAGCGGCAGCGGCTGCCGCGCCTGGCCTTCCACGCCGCCGCCGCCGGCCTGAGGGACGAGGCCGTCGCGCTCTACCTGGACCTGGCCGAGTCGGCCCGCGGCCGGCACGCGTACCTGGACGCCGAGAGCATGTACACGCGCGCCCTGGAGCTGGTGGACCCCGCCGACGAGCTGCGCGGCCTCACCGCCCTGCGGGGGCGGGGCCTCATGCGCTACCGCATCGGCCGGTATGACGACTCGCTCGCCGACTTCGCCCGCGCCCGGGAGATGGCCCACCGCCAGGGGGATGCGCGCGTGGAGGTGGAGGTGCTGCTGGAAGAGGCGGTGGCGCTCGACTGGGTGAACGACTACACGCGCTCGGACGAGTGCGTGCAGAAGGCGCGGGCGCTGGCCGATGCCGTGCCCGCCTCCCACATCCAGGCGCACCTGCTGCTGGGAATCGGCCGCTCCTGGTTCCGCCAAGGGCGGTGGGAGCGCGCCTGCCCGCCGCTGGAGGCCGCGGTGGACCGCTCTCGCACGCAAGGGGACGCGGGCTACGAGACGCGCGTCGCGGCGCAGCTGCTGCTGGCCGTCATCCTCCCCAACCTGGGCCGCATCGACGAGGCCGAGGCGGTGCTGGAAGAGGTGATTTCCGCCTGCGCCCGGCGCGGGGACCGGTTCCACCTGGGCGGCGCCATCAACAACCGCCGCAACCTGTGGGTGGCGCGCAAGGACCTGGAGCACGCGCTGAAGGACCAGGAGCGCTTCATGCACCTGGGCCGCGAGCTGGGCGTGGTGGGCTGGGAGTACTTCGCCGAGTACAACCTGGGGGAGCTGCTCTACCAGGCGGGGAACACCTCCGCGGCCGCGCCCCACATCGCCCGCGCCATCGAGCTGGAGCGGGGCCACCCGGAGGTGGCCTCCCAGCCGTGGGCCCTGCTGCTCCAGGCCCGGGCGCTCGCCTGGGAGGGCCAGGCGGAGCCTGCGCGCGAGGTGCTCGAACAGGTGAGCGAGGCGCTCGCCACGCGGCAGCCCCCGCAGGAGATGAGCCCCTCGGAGGCGGTGCTCTTCGCCATGGTGGAGCTGGCCACACGGCAGGCCAGCGCCGAGGAGTGGGCGGCGCTCCAGGCCCGCTCCGCCGAGGTCTCCGTGGAGCAGGAGCCCCTGGAGGTGATGGAGCTGATGGCGCTCTCGGCGCTGCGGCGGGGCGAGCAGCCCCTCGCGGTGCGCGTCCTCCAGGAGGCGCTCCTGCGCGCCGGCAGCATCCCCAACGTCATGGAGGGGCGGCTGCGCCGGACGCTGGAGCGGGCGCTCAGCCTCAGCGTTGAATCAGTTCCAGCGCTACCAGGCCGGCGATGA
- a CDS encoding OPT/YSL family transporter, with product MNAPPESLDSPAAVTPVLGTGPRLVTSPTPVVLPGEFTARSLVGGCIIGALLAITNVYMGLKTGWWESGSIIAAVLGFSGLSALGRRRGGGPTMLETNLTQTTASAVGAMPAVAGLLGSIPALTLMGLSVPSWGIVVWSITLGVLGVLAAYLLRSRLLDQEGLAFPTGVATAELITALHRTGRVERPGRAQVLLGSGLFTMAVTWMRDVQAWVPWVTAAPGKLAGLPASTFTLGIGWSPMLMAVGMMAGLQMSLSMVLGALVSWVGLAPGLARSGSVDAQLGYDGFAVWLTWPGVGLMVGAALVSLGMQARSLLGAAAKDLRSLGRSEEPSVGRWAVWAGLAACVLTLVLGRVVFGLPMLHTLLALVLVLPLCAVCARSAGQMDISPVSQMGQLTQLASGTAFPGPTGLNVAAGSVVAGAVAQTGVSLWSYKAGHLLKSSPARQLLSQLLGVLVGSLVSVPVYLLLVDTYGLGEALPVPSAHQFRIVASVSVQGLAGLPPEAARAAALGFFVGAALTLAARGRLARVLPSAVAMGLGMLLPAHYAMTIGLGAVLVALARRVRPDMVDAHMPALGAGAIAGESIMGLLIAGLVALELIQR from the coding sequence ATGAATGCTCCGCCGGAGTCTCTGGACTCCCCGGCCGCCGTGACGCCCGTGCTCGGCACGGGGCCCCGGCTCGTGACGAGCCCCACCCCGGTGGTGCTGCCGGGCGAGTTCACGGCGCGCTCCCTGGTGGGGGGCTGCATCATCGGCGCGCTGCTGGCCATCACCAACGTCTACATGGGGTTGAAGACGGGCTGGTGGGAGAGCGGCTCCATCATCGCCGCGGTGCTGGGCTTCAGCGGGCTGTCGGCGCTGGGGCGCCGCCGGGGCGGCGGCCCGACGATGCTGGAGACGAACCTCACGCAGACGACGGCCTCCGCGGTGGGGGCGATGCCGGCGGTGGCGGGCCTGCTGGGCTCCATTCCGGCGCTGACGCTCATGGGGCTGTCCGTGCCCTCCTGGGGCATCGTCGTGTGGAGCATCACCCTGGGCGTGCTGGGGGTGCTGGCCGCGTACCTGCTGCGCAGCCGCCTGCTGGACCAGGAGGGGCTGGCGTTCCCCACGGGCGTGGCCACCGCGGAGCTCATCACCGCGCTGCACCGCACCGGGCGGGTGGAGCGCCCCGGGCGTGCCCAGGTGCTGCTGGGCTCCGGGCTGTTCACCATGGCGGTGACGTGGATGCGGGATGTGCAGGCATGGGTGCCCTGGGTGACGGCGGCGCCCGGCAAGCTCGCGGGGCTGCCGGCCTCCACCTTCACGCTGGGCATCGGCTGGAGCCCCATGCTGATGGCGGTGGGGATGATGGCGGGGCTGCAGATGTCGCTGAGCATGGTGCTGGGGGCGCTGGTGTCCTGGGTGGGCCTCGCGCCGGGGCTCGCGCGCTCCGGGAGCGTGGATGCGCAGCTCGGCTATGACGGCTTCGCCGTGTGGCTCACCTGGCCCGGGGTGGGGTTGATGGTGGGCGCGGCCCTCGTCTCCCTGGGCATGCAAGCGCGCTCCCTGCTGGGGGCGGCCGCCAAGGACTTGCGTTCCCTGGGGCGCTCCGAAGAGCCCTCCGTGGGGCGCTGGGCGGTGTGGGCGGGGCTGGCGGCGTGCGTGCTGACGCTGGTGCTGGGCCGGGTGGTGTTCGGGCTGCCCATGCTGCACACGCTCCTGGCGCTCGTGCTGGTGCTGCCGCTGTGCGCGGTGTGCGCGCGCAGCGCGGGGCAGATGGACATCTCGCCGGTGAGCCAGATGGGGCAGCTCACCCAGCTGGCCTCGGGCACGGCCTTCCCGGGGCCCACCGGGCTCAACGTCGCCGCGGGCTCGGTGGTGGCGGGCGCGGTGGCGCAGACGGGCGTGAGCCTCTGGTCCTACAAGGCGGGGCACCTGCTCAAGTCCTCGCCGGCGCGCCAGCTCCTGTCGCAGCTGCTGGGCGTGCTCGTGGGCTCGCTGGTGAGCGTGCCCGTGTACCTGCTGCTGGTGGACACCTATGGCCTGGGCGAGGCGCTGCCCGTGCCGTCCGCGCACCAGTTCCGCATCGTGGCGAGCGTGTCCGTGCAGGGGCTCGCGGGGCTGCCGCCCGAGGCGGCCCGGGCCGCGGCCCTGGGCTTCTTCGTGGGCGCGGCGCTGACGCTGGCGGCGCGGGGGCGCCTGGCGCGGGTGCTGCCCTCGGCGGTGGCCATGGGGCTGGGCATGCTCTTGCCTGCCCACTACGCGATGACGATTGGCCTGGGCGCGGTGCTGGTGGCCCTGGCGCGGCGCGTGCGCCCGGACATGGTGGACGCGCACATGCCCGCGCTGGGCGCGGGCGCCATCGCGGGCGAGTCCATCATGGGGCTGCTCATCGCCGGCCTGGTAGCGCTGGAACTGATTCAACGCTGA
- a CDS encoding PAS domain S-box protein: MPMTTTLDDLTTCAGLPLAPQAAGACLILISSTAPAGIGKAFRVQPGEHVLGRGSEVEFRIDDHGVSRRHARIVRTAEGTCHVTDLGSTNGTYVNGVAITSAELREGDRLQIGTVTVFRFSNREQLEPREEQLRQALSAARVGIWDWNAAAGTVTWSEHVDRLLGLPVGTLSGRAMDLREVVHPADLPRVREVLAQALERRSHVEMEYRIEPSGGGCRWLSCKGDVLCDGAGVPNRITGTVMDITARKTAEQELRRQALIFESLYDGVVITDLRGHIIDWNPSAERMFGRGKAQAVGQTLFSVLHPGEPDPLTLPMLHALEGEGRWTGEVEFRRKDGMGCCCESVAVPLRDAEGRAIAYILVHRDVTERKHLQARLVMSDRLASLGTLGAGVAHEINNPLAYMLVNLHLIHGGLERLRPAVSSGTVEQLQQIARETTEGAERIASIVQDLKVFARGEQETRLGPVDVSRSVELACKMADNLVRHRARLVTEFEPVAMVEASESRLCQVFLNLLLNAAQAIPEGEPADKHLITVRIRAQAPDQVVVRVEDTGVGMTPEVLARVFDPFFTTKPVGEGTGLGLSICHGIVESMGGTISAESEPGRGSSFRVVLRTVAGRAEDVTRPIALLPARVPAAPRARVLVVDDEPNVTLALQRSLGSEHEVSAANSAADALRLLGQDARFDVILCDVMMPGMTGMDLYAEVGRVVPQMAERIIFMTGGAFTPRAQAFLRHVSNPKLDKPLNLEELRVLVNRRAGEAYR, encoded by the coding sequence ATGCCCATGACGACGACACTGGATGATTTGACGACCTGTGCGGGCCTGCCGCTGGCGCCACAGGCCGCCGGAGCGTGCCTCATCCTCATCAGCTCCACGGCGCCCGCGGGCATCGGCAAGGCGTTCCGCGTGCAGCCAGGCGAGCATGTGCTTGGCCGTGGCTCGGAGGTGGAGTTCCGCATCGACGATCATGGCGTCTCCCGCCGGCACGCGCGGATTGTCCGCACCGCCGAGGGCACCTGTCATGTCACGGACCTGGGCTCCACCAACGGCACCTATGTCAACGGCGTGGCCATCACCTCGGCGGAGCTGCGCGAGGGGGACCGGCTGCAGATTGGCACCGTCACCGTCTTCCGCTTCTCCAACCGCGAGCAGCTGGAGCCGCGCGAGGAGCAGCTGCGCCAGGCGCTGTCCGCCGCGCGCGTGGGCATCTGGGACTGGAACGCCGCGGCGGGCACGGTGACGTGGTCCGAGCACGTGGACCGGCTGCTGGGGCTGCCGGTGGGCACGCTGTCGGGCCGCGCCATGGACCTGCGCGAGGTGGTCCACCCGGCGGACCTGCCCCGGGTGCGCGAGGTGCTGGCGCAGGCGCTGGAGCGGCGCTCCCACGTGGAGATGGAGTACCGCATCGAGCCGTCGGGCGGCGGGTGCCGGTGGCTGTCCTGCAAGGGGGATGTGCTGTGCGACGGGGCGGGGGTGCCCAACCGCATCACCGGCACGGTGATGGACATCACCGCGCGCAAGACGGCCGAGCAGGAGCTGCGCCGCCAGGCGCTCATCTTCGAGAGCCTCTATGATGGTGTCGTCATCACGGACCTGCGCGGGCACATCATCGACTGGAACCCGAGCGCGGAGCGGATGTTCGGGCGCGGCAAGGCGCAGGCGGTGGGGCAGACGCTCTTCTCGGTGCTGCACCCGGGCGAGCCGGATCCGCTCACCCTGCCCATGCTCCACGCGCTGGAGGGGGAGGGGCGCTGGACGGGGGAGGTGGAGTTCCGCCGCAAGGACGGCATGGGGTGCTGCTGCGAGTCCGTGGCGGTGCCGCTGCGGGACGCCGAGGGGCGCGCCATCGCCTACATCCTGGTCCACCGGGACGTGACGGAGCGCAAGCACCTGCAGGCGCGCCTGGTGATGTCGGACCGGCTGGCGTCGCTGGGCACGCTGGGGGCGGGCGTGGCGCACGAAATCAACAACCCGCTGGCCTACATGCTCGTCAACCTGCACCTCATCCACGGGGGCCTGGAGCGGCTGCGGCCCGCCGTGTCGTCGGGCACCGTGGAGCAGCTCCAGCAGATCGCCCGGGAGACCACCGAGGGCGCCGAGCGAATCGCGAGCATCGTCCAGGACTTGAAGGTCTTCGCGCGCGGGGAGCAGGAGACGCGGCTGGGGCCGGTGGACGTGAGCCGCTCGGTGGAACTGGCGTGCAAGATGGCGGACAACCTGGTGCGCCACCGCGCGCGGCTGGTGACGGAGTTCGAGCCGGTGGCCATGGTGGAGGCCAGCGAGTCGCGGCTGTGCCAGGTGTTCCTCAACCTCCTGCTCAACGCGGCGCAGGCCATCCCGGAGGGGGAGCCCGCGGACAAGCACCTCATCACCGTGCGCATCCGTGCCCAGGCGCCGGATCAGGTGGTGGTGCGGGTGGAGGACACCGGGGTGGGCATGACGCCGGAGGTGCTGGCGCGCGTGTTTGATCCGTTCTTCACCACCAAGCCGGTGGGCGAGGGCACGGGGCTGGGGCTGTCCATCTGCCACGGCATCGTCGAGTCCATGGGGGGCACCATCTCCGCGGAGAGCGAGCCCGGCCGGGGCTCCAGCTTTCGCGTGGTGCTGCGCACCGTGGCCGGGCGGGCCGAGGACGTCACGCGCCCCATCGCGCTGCTGCCCGCGCGGGTGCCCGCCGCGCCGCGCGCGCGCGTGCTGGTGGTGGATGACGAGCCGAACGTGACGCTGGCGCTGCAGCGCAGCCTGGGCAGCGAGCACGAAGTCTCCGCGGCGAACAGCGCCGCGGACGCGCTGCGGCTGCTGGGCCAGGATGCCCGCTTTGATGTCATCCTCTGTGATGTGATGATGCCCGGCATGACAGGGATGGACTTGTATGCGGAGGTGGGCCGCGTGGTGCCGCAGATGGCCGAGCGGATCATCTTCATGACCGGAGGGGCCTTCACGCCCCGGGCGCAGGCGTTCCTGCGCCATGTGTCCAACCCGAAGCTCGACAAGCCGCTGAACCTGGAGGAGCTGCGAGTGCTCGTCAACCGGCGTGCTGGGGAGGCCTATCGATGA
- a CDS encoding serine/threonine-protein kinase, with protein sequence MGDSESTFRIQGRKVTTPVPWRTEPASEGNGDLPYSLAGEYLLKRLLASGGHGSVYEAEHRILGRRVAVKVLHPHLADQGEMLQRFVREARIVNQIRHPNVVDIHDFGMMPDGSPYYVMELLEGRTLSQLVQERGRMSAERALAYLEPVCMALGAAHQAGIVHRDLKASNVLVVEDGPAPQVKLLDFGIAKVLQPPGGQEGLTLAGQRLGTAYAMAPEQLRGGPINPNTDVYALGVLLFQLLTGRYPFQSKDRMELERLHLEAPPPRPSACAPVSLAVDAVVLRCLEKEAERRFPHTAAFLTALRQAVDTQGLAASDGRACRALAVHAEVELAEGTHDDEIFHAALADVLDRLEREVRQLGFLLALQVGTAQLGIRLLEPTRPLPPTEALALREALERVGRDMREQTRRLGLAFHLCVHVGMVEVRGEGDDLEVLGGPVTELSTWVIQAPDGLHLTPGAAHILEFGA encoded by the coding sequence ATGGGGGATTCCGAGAGCACGTTCCGTATTCAAGGCCGCAAGGTCACCACGCCCGTGCCGTGGAGGACCGAGCCCGCCAGTGAGGGGAACGGAGACCTCCCGTACTCGCTCGCGGGCGAGTACCTCCTCAAGCGGCTGCTGGCCTCGGGCGGCCACGGCAGCGTGTACGAGGCGGAGCACCGCATCCTCGGCCGGCGCGTGGCGGTGAAGGTGCTCCACCCGCACCTGGCGGACCAGGGCGAGATGCTCCAGCGCTTCGTGCGCGAGGCGCGCATCGTCAATCAGATCCGCCACCCCAACGTGGTGGACATCCACGACTTCGGGATGATGCCGGATGGCAGCCCTTATTATGTGATGGAGCTGCTCGAGGGCCGCACGCTCAGCCAGCTCGTGCAGGAGCGCGGACGCATGTCCGCCGAGCGCGCGCTCGCGTACCTGGAGCCGGTGTGCATGGCGCTGGGCGCCGCGCACCAGGCGGGCATCGTCCACCGGGACTTGAAGGCCAGCAACGTGCTGGTGGTGGAAGATGGGCCCGCCCCCCAGGTGAAGCTCTTGGACTTTGGTATCGCCAAGGTGCTCCAGCCCCCCGGCGGCCAGGAGGGGCTCACGCTCGCCGGGCAGCGGCTGGGCACCGCCTACGCCATGGCCCCCGAGCAGCTGAGAGGCGGCCCCATCAACCCCAACACGGACGTGTACGCGCTGGGGGTGCTGCTCTTCCAGCTGCTTACCGGGCGCTACCCCTTCCAGTCCAAGGACCGGATGGAGCTGGAGCGGCTGCACCTGGAGGCCCCGCCCCCGCGCCCCAGCGCCTGCGCGCCGGTGTCCCTGGCGGTGGACGCGGTGGTGCTGCGCTGCCTGGAGAAGGAGGCCGAGCGGCGCTTTCCCCATACCGCCGCCTTCCTCACCGCGCTCCGGCAGGCGGTGGACACGCAGGGCCTGGCCGCCTCGGACGGGCGCGCCTGCCGCGCCCTGGCCGTGCACGCGGAGGTGGAGCTCGCCGAGGGCACCCACGACGATGAAATCTTCCACGCGGCGCTCGCCGACGTGCTCGACCGGCTCGAGCGCGAGGTGCGCCAGCTGGGCTTCCTCCTCGCCCTCCAGGTGGGCACCGCGCAGCTCGGCATCCGGCTGCTGGAGCCCACCCGCCCCCTGCCCCCCACCGAGGCCCTCGCCCTGCGCGAGGCCCTGGAGCGCGTGGGCCGCGACATGCGCGAGCAGACCCGCCGCCTGGGCCTGGCCTTCCACCTGTGCGTCCATGTGGGGATGGTGGAGGTGCGCGGCGAGGGGGACGACTTGGAAGTCCTGGGAGGCCCCGTCACCGAGCTGTCCACCTGGGTCATTCAAGCCCCGGACGGACTCCACCTCACCCCGGGCGCCGCTCACATTCTCGAATTCGGGGCCTGA